A window from Exiguobacterium marinum DSM 16307 encodes these proteins:
- the sdhB gene encoding succinate dehydrogenase iron-sulfur subunit — protein sequence MQSEQKDIRFIIERQDGPDQATYTEEFTVPYRPNMNVISALMEIRRNPVNANGDKTTPINWDMNCLEEVCGACSMIINGKPRQSCTALVDKLEQPIRLAPMKTFPVIRDLQVDRQRMFDALKKVKAWVPIDGTYDLGPGPRMPENKRQWAYELSKCMTCGVCLEACPNVNDKSDFIGPAAISQVRLFNSHPTGAFHAEDRLEALMEDGGIMQCGNAQNCVEVCPKGIPLTTSIASMNRQTTLHSFKQFFGSDKGRTGSAVEA from the coding sequence ATGCAATCTGAACAAAAAGACATCCGCTTCATCATCGAACGTCAAGATGGACCGGATCAAGCAACGTATACAGAAGAATTCACAGTGCCGTACCGTCCGAACATGAACGTCATCTCGGCATTGATGGAAATCCGCCGTAATCCGGTCAATGCGAACGGGGACAAGACGACACCGATCAACTGGGACATGAACTGTCTCGAAGAAGTGTGTGGTGCCTGTTCGATGATCATCAACGGGAAGCCACGCCAGTCGTGTACGGCACTCGTTGATAAACTTGAGCAACCGATCCGTCTTGCACCGATGAAGACGTTCCCGGTCATCCGTGACCTTCAAGTCGACCGTCAACGTATGTTCGACGCGTTGAAAAAAGTGAAGGCATGGGTTCCAATCGATGGCACATACGACCTCGGTCCAGGACCGCGTATGCCGGAGAACAAACGTCAATGGGCATACGAACTATCGAAATGTATGACTTGTGGGGTTTGTCTTGAAGCGTGTCCGAACGTGAACGACAAATCAGACTTCATCGGTCCAGCGGCCATTTCGCAAGTCCGTCTCTTCAACTCACACCCAACAGGTGCCTTCCACGCGGAAGACCGCCTCGAGGCACTCATGGAAGACGGTGGGATCATGCAGTGCGGAAACGCACAAAACTGTGTCGAAGTTTGTCCAAAAGGCATCCCGCTCACGACGTCGATCGCTTCGATGAACCGTCAAACGACGCTTCACTCGTTCAAACAGTTCTTCGGTAGTGACAAAGGTCGCACCGGTTCTGCGGTCGAGGCATAA
- the sdhA gene encoding succinate dehydrogenase flavoprotein subunit, with amino-acid sequence MANQSLIVIGGGLAGLMATIKSAEMGVPVKLFSLVPVKRSHSVCAQGGINGAVNTKGEGDSPWQHFDDTVYGGDFLANQPPVQKMADNAPKIIHMFDRMGVMFNRTPEGLLDFRRFGGTLHHRTAYAGATTGQQLLYALDEQVRRYEAQGLVEKYEGWEFLRAIVDEEGICRGAVCQDLRSMEIKAFPSDAVILATGGPGVIFGKSTNSVINTGQAAAAVYRQGAVYANGEFIQIHPTAIPGDDKLRLMSESARGEGGRVWTYKDGKPWYFLEEKYPAYGNLVPRDIATREIFDVCVNQKLGVNGENMVYLDLSHKDSKELDIKLGGILEIYEKFVGDDPRKVPMKIFPAVHYSMGGLWVDYDQMTNIPGLFAAGECDYSMHGANRLGANSLLSAVHGGMEAGPAAVNYMRGLDQATESVSDALFNFNEREEIERFNEILAMDGTENAYQIHRELGELMTDNVTVVRYNDKLEATDKKIQELRERFHNISATDTARWSNQGASFIRQLDHMLDLARVITLGALKRDESRGAHYKPEFPERNDEQFMKTTMARYKDGEVDISYEEIDVSLIPPRKRDYSKKGAKTK; translated from the coding sequence ATGGCAAATCAAAGTTTGATCGTCATCGGAGGCGGTCTAGCTGGACTCATGGCGACAATCAAGTCGGCAGAGATGGGTGTTCCGGTAAAACTATTCTCGCTTGTACCGGTCAAGCGTTCACATTCAGTCTGTGCCCAAGGTGGCATCAACGGAGCCGTCAATACGAAAGGAGAAGGCGATTCTCCTTGGCAACATTTTGACGACACGGTTTACGGAGGCGACTTTCTCGCCAACCAACCGCCAGTTCAAAAGATGGCGGACAATGCTCCGAAAATCATTCACATGTTCGACCGGATGGGTGTTATGTTCAACCGTACGCCTGAGGGGCTCTTAGACTTCCGACGTTTCGGAGGAACACTTCACCACCGTACGGCCTATGCAGGAGCAACAACAGGGCAACAACTTCTCTACGCGCTTGATGAGCAGGTTCGCCGATACGAGGCACAAGGTCTTGTCGAGAAATATGAAGGTTGGGAATTCCTTCGTGCAATCGTGGATGAAGAAGGAATCTGCCGCGGTGCGGTCTGTCAGGATTTGCGCTCGATGGAAATTAAAGCGTTCCCATCAGACGCGGTCATCTTGGCGACAGGTGGTCCAGGGGTCATCTTCGGGAAGTCGACAAACTCGGTCATCAACACAGGACAAGCAGCGGCAGCGGTTTACCGCCAAGGCGCGGTCTATGCGAACGGGGAGTTTATTCAAATTCACCCGACAGCGATTCCTGGTGATGACAAGCTTCGTCTCATGAGTGAATCGGCTCGTGGGGAAGGCGGACGTGTCTGGACATACAAAGACGGGAAGCCATGGTACTTCCTCGAAGAAAAATATCCTGCTTACGGAAACCTCGTACCGCGTGACATCGCGACGCGTGAAATCTTCGATGTTTGTGTCAATCAGAAACTCGGAGTCAACGGCGAGAACATGGTCTATCTAGACTTGTCTCATAAAGATTCAAAAGAACTCGATATCAAACTTGGTGGGATTCTCGAGATTTACGAGAAGTTCGTAGGAGATGACCCACGTAAAGTACCGATGAAGATTTTCCCTGCCGTTCACTACTCAATGGGCGGACTATGGGTCGACTACGACCAAATGACAAATATACCAGGACTCTTCGCAGCCGGTGAATGTGACTATTCGATGCACGGTGCGAACCGTCTCGGCGCAAACTCTCTTCTTTCAGCCGTTCACGGTGGAATGGAGGCCGGTCCTGCGGCGGTCAACTATATGCGTGGTCTCGATCAAGCGACAGAAAGCGTCTCGGACGCACTCTTTAACTTCAACGAACGTGAAGAAATCGAGCGCTTCAATGAGATCCTCGCGATGGATGGTACAGAGAATGCGTATCAAATCCACCGTGAACTCGGTGAACTTATGACGGACAACGTCACGGTCGTTCGCTACAATGACAAGCTTGAAGCGACCGACAAGAAAATCCAAGAATTGCGTGAACGTTTCCATAACATCTCGGCTACGGATACGGCACGTTGGAGCAACCAAGGGGCATCGTTCATTCGACAACTCGACCACATGCTCGACCTCGCACGCGTCATCACACTCGGCGCCCTCAAGCGAGACGAGAGTCGTGGTGCTCATTACAAGCCGGAATTCCCGGAACGTAATGATGAGCAGTTCATGAAGACGACGATGGCACGTTACAAAGATGGGGAAGTCGATATCTCGTATGAAGAAATCGATGTTTCGTTAATCCCGCCACGTAAACGGGATTACTCGAAGAAAGGGGCGAAGACGAAATGA
- a CDS encoding succinate dehydrogenase cytochrome b558 subunit translates to MAAHRDYFSRKVHSLLGVIPIGLFLIVHLSVNYYIVDGVESFNKAAKFMENLPYLYFLEVTIIALPMIFHGVYGVYYAFLGSINSNRYSYARNWMYILQRFTGVFLVIFISWHVWETRLAKLRGVEVNAEMMQNIVDNPLMLIFYIVGILSATFHFANGLWSFSITWGITQSPRSQRLMSYVSGVVFLALSFVGIRSILTFAGIL, encoded by the coding sequence ATGGCAGCGCATCGTGACTATTTTAGTCGTAAAGTCCATTCGCTACTTGGGGTCATTCCAATCGGTTTGTTTTTGATCGTTCACTTGTCGGTCAACTACTACATCGTCGATGGAGTGGAGTCATTCAACAAAGCAGCAAAATTTATGGAGAACTTACCGTATCTGTACTTCCTTGAAGTGACGATTATCGCATTGCCGATGATTTTCCATGGAGTGTACGGCGTGTACTATGCGTTTCTTGGATCGATCAACTCGAACCGCTATTCATACGCACGCAACTGGATGTACATCTTACAACGCTTCACAGGAGTCTTCCTCGTGATCTTCATCTCGTGGCACGTTTGGGAAACGCGCCTTGCGAAGTTACGTGGCGTTGAAGTCAATGCGGAGATGATGCAAAACATCGTCGACAACCCGCTCATGCTCATTTTTTACATAGTCGGAATCCTTTCGGCTACGTTCCACTTCGCAAACGGTCTTTGGTCGTTCTCGATCACATGGGGAATCACACAGTCACCTCGTTCGCAACGTCTCATGAGCTACGTATCAGGTGTCGTGTTCTTGGCACTATCTTTTGTCGGCATCCGTTCAATTTTGACGTTTGCAGGCATCTTGTAA
- a CDS encoding YslB family protein, translated as MSQPIFAIELLRDYVLTDLLGEDYAQVIYWSGKRVARKFPTMSDDELIAFFAEAGWGELTLKKERGSKFTYELTPPPATQAKATGYYQLEAGFLAEQIAGRFQCVAEGYADPARKAVQITVQLDQKDDYK; from the coding sequence ATGAGCCAACCAATTTTCGCGATTGAACTTCTTCGCGACTATGTGTTGACGGACTTGCTAGGTGAAGATTACGCCCAAGTCATCTATTGGTCAGGGAAACGGGTCGCCCGTAAATTCCCGACGATGTCTGACGATGAACTGATTGCTTTCTTCGCAGAGGCAGGTTGGGGCGAGTTAACACTCAAGAAGGAACGAGGGAGTAAATTTACATATGAATTGACCCCACCACCTGCGACTCAAGCTAAAGCGACAGGCTACTATCAACTAGAAGCCGGGTTTTTAGCCGAACAGATTGCAGGTCGTTTCCAGTGTGTTGCAGAAGGCTACGCCGATCCCGCTCGAAAAGCCGTCCAAATCACCGTCCAACTAGACCAGAAAGACGATTACAAATAA
- the uvrC gene encoding excinuclease ABC subunit UvrC produces the protein MELSHSDHIKHKLALLPDEPGCYLHKNEYGEVIYVGKAKNLKNRVRSYFTGAHDIKTMRLVAEIRDFEYIVTASELEALLLEMTLIKKHDPKYNIRLKDDKTYPYIKITNEPYPRLLTTRNLKKDGGHYFGPYPNAYAANETKRLLDKLYPLRKCQPMPKKLCLYYHIGQCLGPCELAIDTDSQKEIVNEIRRFLNGETSETLKKLNVEMGHAAEEMQFERAAELRDQIRAVESIMNKQNMITADPTARDVFGYTLDRGWMCVQVFYMRGGKMIERDVSLFPMHGEPSEELESFIVQFYEQNVVPKEILVPETVRLDLLNEALGTKVMQPKRGAKKQLLDLATKNATIALNEKFELLARDEERTLLAMRELGEAIGIPNLSRVDIIDNANIQGADAVSALVVFEDGKPLKKEYRKYKIRTVQGPDDYETMREVVRRRFRRLLTEEKRLPDLLLIDGGIGQLNAALDVIQNEFGLDLPVGSLKKDDRHRTSQLLFGESGAVVELHPRSSAFYLLQRMQDEVHRFAITFHRSLRTKKMTKSILDEIPGVGPKRRQQLIRHFGSMKQIRLASLEQLKEAGLPEKLAETVLQYVHEETDE, from the coding sequence ATGGAATTGAGTCATAGCGACCACATAAAACATAAATTAGCGCTACTTCCGGATGAACCGGGATGCTATCTGCATAAAAATGAATACGGCGAGGTCATTTATGTCGGTAAAGCGAAAAACTTGAAGAATCGGGTCCGCTCTTATTTCACGGGCGCCCACGACATCAAGACGATGCGCCTCGTCGCCGAGATTCGTGACTTTGAATACATCGTGACGGCGAGCGAACTCGAGGCCCTCCTGCTTGAGATGACACTCATCAAAAAGCACGACCCGAAGTACAATATCCGTTTGAAAGATGATAAAACGTACCCGTATATCAAGATCACGAATGAACCGTATCCGCGGCTCTTGACGACACGGAACTTGAAGAAAGACGGCGGACATTATTTTGGACCGTATCCGAACGCCTATGCGGCGAATGAGACGAAACGTCTCCTCGATAAACTGTATCCGCTCCGGAAGTGTCAGCCGATGCCAAAGAAACTCTGTCTGTATTATCATATCGGCCAATGCCTAGGACCATGTGAACTAGCGATTGACACGGATTCGCAAAAAGAGATCGTCAATGAAATCCGGCGCTTCTTGAACGGCGAGACGAGTGAGACGCTCAAGAAGCTGAACGTCGAGATGGGACATGCCGCTGAGGAGATGCAATTCGAACGGGCAGCTGAACTGCGCGACCAGATTCGAGCGGTCGAATCGATCATGAACAAACAGAATATGATCACGGCCGACCCGACAGCGCGTGACGTCTTCGGCTATACGCTCGACCGAGGCTGGATGTGCGTCCAAGTGTTTTATATGCGTGGGGGCAAGATGATTGAGCGAGACGTCTCGCTCTTCCCGATGCACGGAGAACCTTCTGAAGAACTCGAAAGTTTCATCGTGCAGTTTTATGAGCAAAACGTCGTCCCGAAAGAGATTCTTGTTCCGGAGACGGTTCGGCTCGATCTTCTAAACGAAGCGCTTGGTACGAAAGTGATGCAACCGAAACGTGGGGCAAAGAAACAGTTGCTTGATTTGGCGACGAAGAATGCGACGATTGCGTTGAACGAGAAGTTCGAGCTACTTGCCCGTGACGAAGAGCGCACGTTACTCGCGATGCGAGAACTCGGAGAAGCCATCGGCATACCGAACTTGTCACGCGTCGATATCATCGATAACGCGAACATTCAAGGGGCGGACGCCGTGTCAGCGCTCGTCGTCTTCGAGGACGGGAAGCCACTTAAGAAAGAATATCGGAAGTATAAGATTCGAACCGTCCAAGGGCCGGATGACTACGAGACGATGCGTGAAGTCGTCCGTCGACGGTTCCGCCGCTTGTTGACGGAAGAGAAGCGACTGCCAGATCTTCTGTTGATCGATGGGGGGATCGGGCAATTGAATGCGGCGCTCGACGTCATCCAAAACGAGTTCGGGCTCGACTTACCGGTCGGCTCGCTCAAAAAGGATGACCGACATCGGACGAGCCAACTGTTGTTCGGAGAAAGTGGTGCTGTCGTCGAGCTCCATCCACGGTCGAGTGCGTTTTATCTGTTGCAGCGGATGCAAGATGAGGTCCACCGTTTCGCCATCACCTTCCACCGCAGCTTGCGGACGAAGAAAATGACGAAGTCGATACTAGATGAGATTCCGGGTGTCGGTCCGAAGCGTCGTCAACAGCTCATCCGCCATTTCGGTTCGATGAAGCAAATCCGTCTGGCATCGCTTGAACAATTGAAGGAAGCAGGACTACCTGAAAAATTAGCGGAGACCGTGCTTCAATATGTACATGAGGAGACGGATGAATGA
- a CDS encoding dihydrolipoyl dehydrogenase family protein, producing MKRYDVIIIGSGSAASQAATILHDAGKEIAIIENWTFGGTCPQRGCDPKKMLAEGAELLARAERMRELGVEGSLSLDWSSFKKRIDEYRFSIPTSKTQHWNEMNIDLYQGEPHFIDKDSIVIDGHELSAPQFLIATGQTPRPLDIPGGEHAITSDDVFDLESLPKSIHIVGAGYIAFEFAHIFRRFGSEVTLLIRSRALKAFDPNVVHRLVEESKHIGITVRHDVEPTRIDGNILTLSDDSTLEGVVLNATGRIPSIERLHLDTAGVETDHDGVHVNGYLQTSNPNIYAAGDVASSPNPALTPFAGQEGRLAALNMLHGNTRALPERPAPTIVFTTPPIAKVGLTVEEAEAEGIDFEVKETDMSHFLTYSRINDATAYTKVLLSADDHVIGAHVIGHHAPELINLFSFIIQNKLSHQHVKHLEVAYPTAASDLTYLI from the coding sequence ATGAAACGATACGATGTCATTATTATTGGGAGCGGGTCTGCCGCGAGCCAAGCCGCCACGATTTTACACGATGCCGGTAAAGAGATCGCCATTATTGAAAATTGGACGTTCGGGGGAACGTGTCCTCAACGCGGGTGTGATCCGAAAAAAATGCTTGCCGAAGGGGCCGAACTACTCGCCCGTGCCGAGCGTATGCGCGAACTTGGCGTAGAAGGCAGCCTCTCACTCGATTGGTCATCCTTCAAAAAGCGGATTGATGAATACCGCTTCTCGATTCCTACGTCTAAGACGCAACATTGGAACGAGATGAACATCGATTTATATCAAGGAGAACCTCACTTTATCGATAAAGACTCAATCGTCATCGATGGTCACGAACTTTCTGCCCCTCAATTTTTGATTGCGACAGGTCAAACGCCCCGTCCTCTTGATATCCCAGGGGGCGAACATGCCATCACGAGTGATGATGTGTTCGACCTCGAATCGTTACCAAAATCGATTCACATTGTCGGGGCCGGTTATATCGCCTTTGAATTCGCTCATATTTTCCGACGTTTCGGAAGCGAAGTGACACTCCTCATACGTTCACGTGCATTGAAAGCATTCGACCCGAACGTCGTCCACCGACTCGTCGAGGAATCGAAGCATATCGGCATTACCGTCCGACATGACGTTGAGCCAACTAGAATTGATGGGAACATCTTAACGTTATCAGATGACTCTACCCTTGAAGGAGTGGTCCTTAACGCCACCGGACGAATCCCGAGCATCGAGCGACTCCACCTCGATACGGCTGGAGTCGAAACAGACCACGACGGTGTACATGTGAACGGTTATCTTCAGACGAGCAATCCAAATATTTATGCAGCTGGCGACGTCGCCAGCAGTCCGAACCCGGCGCTCACACCGTTTGCTGGTCAGGAAGGACGCCTCGCCGCATTGAACATGCTTCATGGGAATACACGGGCACTCCCGGAGCGTCCGGCACCGACAATCGTCTTTACAACGCCACCAATTGCCAAGGTCGGACTGACCGTTGAGGAAGCGGAAGCTGAAGGGATTGACTTTGAGGTGAAAGAGACTGATATGTCGCACTTCCTCACCTACTCGCGCATCAATGACGCGACCGCCTATACGAAAGTATTATTGAGTGCAGACGATCACGTAATCGGGGCACATGTAATCGGACATCATGCGCCGGAACTCATCAATCTGTTCTCTTTCATTATACAGAACAAACTGTCGCATCAACACGTCAAACACTTAGAGGTCGCCTATCCGACCGCCGCTTCCGACCTCACCTATCTCATCTAA